A window from Leptospira meyeri encodes these proteins:
- a CDS encoding 7TM diverse intracellular signaling domain-containing protein has translation MKQTFTFILLCLFYTNLSADPKSCPNTTPVTLSSFLGETFDLSGHLVYFSKNPSIHSIAEVSNHFQTFPTEKSEGVIPNFGNTDKQYWFCFVIHNDEPNNRRLITYIKYPLLDDVKFFTLRESGEILENQQGRLFPFENREREYRGFSYASDLLPNETVIYYVGVKTDSSMSVPLMVAEEKNFDSFASLDTLLQGFYFGIVGVMTLYNLFVYVMVRDKAYIFYVLYLFVSAILFQLSLQGLLPVYFFQNSPELVYNTHNLLYFLFLLTCFPMSITFMNLKENAPHIYKWFLGLMIIPIVSLCLLPFLPYRLMNRAGDIFSFLLAFFALFVSYYIAYIKKFPPARFYFYGYFMVIIGGLATVLKYMGFFPVNAFTENSFQVGMAIEVLLMAFGLGDRISVVRKEKDKIQLKAEIDKQKLIAYGKELKLAQKLQESTLPQVLPKFPGLIIKTGYFPASLVGGDFYDLTVYGKHQICGIIADVTGHGVPAAIEAAMLKIAYMQTLAFANKPGKVLESINVSLVGNYKNQLLTASAIFIDLEQKQLKVANAGHPALYKFNEESTSIEVIRPKGKLIGYSKDVHYMEEVYQLSAGDKILLFTDGIWDLWENGDSGEEELLQWLLTRKSESAESLYGGIDEHIRLRNKEGPADDDITFILFEIT, from the coding sequence ATGAAACAGACATTCACCTTCATTCTGTTATGTCTCTTTTATACAAACCTCTCTGCTGACCCAAAGTCCTGTCCCAACACAACCCCCGTTACGCTCTCTTCTTTCCTTGGTGAAACGTTTGATCTTTCCGGCCACCTTGTATATTTTTCTAAAAACCCATCCATCCACTCCATTGCAGAAGTCTCAAATCACTTTCAAACTTTCCCCACGGAAAAATCGGAAGGGGTCATTCCAAATTTTGGAAACACTGATAAACAGTATTGGTTTTGTTTTGTCATTCATAATGATGAACCAAATAACAGAAGGCTCATTACCTATATCAAATATCCACTATTAGATGACGTTAAATTCTTCACCTTGCGCGAGTCAGGTGAAATTTTAGAAAACCAGCAGGGTAGACTTTTCCCTTTTGAAAATAGAGAGAGGGAGTATAGAGGATTTAGTTACGCCTCTGATCTTTTGCCTAACGAAACTGTTATTTATTATGTAGGTGTCAAAACGGATAGTTCCATGTCCGTTCCGCTCATGGTTGCAGAGGAAAAAAACTTTGATAGTTTTGCTTCTTTGGATACCTTACTTCAAGGATTTTATTTTGGGATTGTTGGAGTCATGACTCTTTATAATCTTTTTGTATACGTCATGGTTCGAGACAAAGCATATATTTTTTACGTTTTGTATTTATTCGTATCAGCCATTTTGTTTCAACTTTCATTACAAGGATTGTTACCAGTCTATTTTTTCCAAAACTCTCCTGAACTTGTCTATAATACCCACAACCTACTTTACTTTCTTTTTTTGCTCACATGTTTTCCAATGAGTATTACCTTTATGAACTTAAAGGAAAATGCGCCCCACATATACAAATGGTTTTTGGGATTAATGATTATTCCTATCGTTAGCCTTTGTTTGCTTCCATTTTTACCTTATCGATTAATGAACAGAGCGGGTGATATATTTTCGTTTTTACTAGCTTTTTTTGCTTTGTTTGTTTCTTATTATATTGCCTATATCAAAAAATTTCCACCTGCAAGATTTTACTTTTACGGTTATTTTATGGTGATCATTGGAGGACTTGCTACAGTCCTTAAATACATGGGTTTTTTTCCAGTGAATGCCTTCACCGAAAATTCATTTCAAGTGGGTATGGCGATTGAAGTATTACTAATGGCCTTTGGACTTGGCGATCGCATTTCTGTAGTTCGCAAAGAAAAGGACAAAATACAACTCAAAGCAGAAATCGACAAACAAAAGTTAATTGCCTATGGAAAAGAACTTAAGTTAGCTCAAAAACTCCAAGAATCCACACTCCCCCAAGTCCTGCCCAAATTTCCTGGACTTATCATCAAAACAGGATATTTCCCAGCTTCACTTGTGGGCGGGGATTTTTATGATTTGACCGTTTATGGAAAACATCAAATTTGCGGAATCATTGCAGATGTAACAGGACATGGTGTACCGGCTGCGATAGAAGCGGCTATGTTAAAAATTGCATATATGCAAACCTTAGCCTTTGCCAATAAACCGGGAAAAGTATTGGAGAGTATTAATGTTTCACTAGTTGGAAACTATAAAAACCAATTATTAACTGCTAGTGCAATCTTTATCGATTTGGAACAAAAACAATTAAAAGTAGCAAATGCAGGTCACCCCGCCTTATACAAGTTTAATGAAGAATCCACATCCATCGAAGTCATTCGGCCCAAAGGTAAACTCATTGGATATTCCAAGGATGTCCATTACATGGAAGAAGTTTACCAACTCTCGGCAGGAGATAAGATTTTACTTTTTACCGATGGAATTTGGGATTTATGGGAGAATGGTGATTCGGGAGAAGAAGAACTACTCCAGTGGTTACTCACTAGAAAAAGTGAATCAGCGGAATCTTTGTACGGAGGGATCGATGAACACATTCGCCTACGGAACAAAGAAGGTCCCGCAGACGATGATATAACATTTATTCTTTTTGAAATAACTTAA
- a CDS encoding type 1 glutamine amidotransferase domain-containing protein, with translation MILIPIPENDFDPSEVSIPWRILTAKRHKVVFATPSGKKGNADKRMLLGDGLGILKTILRASGDARADYDLLEKDQNFLKPISYEQIEPNAYNGILLPGGHAKGMIPYLESKILQSIIVNFFDQKKPVGAICHGVLLVARSIDPNTNKSVLYNLNTTSLLKKQELLAYNLTKLWLGDYYLTYNITVEDEVKSFLKHSSQFQSGNSGIFRDKTNNTSAGFTVRDQNFISARWPGDAHKFGYEFAQMVEKIPLND, from the coding sequence ATGATACTCATTCCAATTCCTGAAAATGATTTTGATCCAAGTGAAGTTAGTATTCCTTGGAGAATCCTTACCGCAAAAAGACATAAAGTTGTGTTTGCAACTCCTTCGGGGAAAAAAGGCAACGCTGATAAACGTATGTTGTTAGGTGATGGTTTAGGTATCTTAAAAACAATTTTAAGAGCGAGTGGAGATGCCCGTGCTGATTACGATCTCCTAGAAAAAGATCAAAATTTTCTAAAACCCATTTCATATGAACAAATTGAACCCAATGCATACAATGGAATTCTATTGCCCGGTGGACATGCAAAAGGAATGATTCCTTATTTGGAATCAAAAATACTGCAATCAATCATTGTAAACTTTTTCGATCAAAAAAAACCAGTTGGTGCTATTTGCCATGGGGTATTACTTGTTGCAAGAAGCATCGATCCAAATACGAATAAATCAGTTTTATATAATCTGAACACAACGTCTCTTCTCAAAAAACAAGAATTACTAGCTTATAACTTAACAAAACTCTGGCTTGGTGATTATTATCTCACATACAATATAACTGTCGAAGACGAAGTGAAGTCTTTTTTGAAACATTCTTCCCAATTCCAAAGTGGTAACAGCGGTATTTTTCGAGACAAAACGAACAATACATCTGCCGGCTTTACAGTGAGAGATCAAAATTTTATCTCTGCACGATGGCCAGGAGATGCTCATAAGTTTGGGTATGAATTCGCCCAAATGGTTGAAAAGATTCCACTTAACGACTAA
- a CDS encoding dihydrofolate reductase family protein, with product MGQLKVKSFSISMDGFGAGPNQSLENPLGEGAMKVHEWVFSTKSFQKMHGSGSGGELGIDNDFAEAGFLNIGAWILGRNMFGPIRGEWPNEEWKGWWGTNPPYHCPVYVLTNHPREPISMEGGTTFHFVTEGIHKALELAQKSAGNKDVRLGGGVSTIRQYLQEKLIDELHLVVSPVLLGRGESLLSGIDLISLGYELTTYKTSPKAMHLIIERKNG from the coding sequence ATGGGTCAATTGAAGGTGAAAAGTTTTTCGATATCGATGGATGGTTTTGGCGCGGGTCCGAATCAAAGTTTAGAAAATCCTCTGGGTGAAGGTGCAATGAAAGTTCATGAATGGGTATTTTCTACAAAATCCTTCCAGAAAATGCATGGAAGTGGGAGTGGCGGAGAATTGGGAATCGACAATGATTTTGCAGAAGCAGGATTTTTAAACATCGGAGCTTGGATTTTAGGCCGCAATATGTTTGGTCCGATTCGCGGAGAGTGGCCGAATGAAGAATGGAAGGGATGGTGGGGAACAAATCCACCGTATCATTGTCCAGTTTATGTTTTGACAAATCATCCGCGGGAACCCATTTCAATGGAAGGTGGCACAACGTTTCATTTTGTTACAGAAGGAATTCACAAAGCGCTCGAATTAGCTCAAAAATCTGCTGGAAACAAAGATGTGCGATTGGGTGGAGGAGTTTCTACAATCCGTCAATATTTACAAGAAAAACTAATTGATGAATTACACCTTGTGGTTTCTCCCGTTCTGTTGGGTAGGGGTGAGTCTTTGTTATCGGGAATCGATCTTATTTCTCTAGGATACGAATTGACAACCTACAAAACATCGCCTAAAGCTATGCATTTGATCATAGAAAGAAAAAATGGGTAA
- a CDS encoding AAA family ATPase, producing the protein MEPKNLSNSETNPTSSETNKTLLVLRGIPGSGKTSLANAISLTNGAPIYSIDSYFENEVGEYHFDYQKNHLAYKDCEAKTKHALERNLPFIIVDNTFTLEWELEPYIRLANEFEYKLHVVTVENRHGGKNVHQIPEEQIEKMKAKYRVVL; encoded by the coding sequence ATGGAACCAAAAAATTTGTCTAACTCTGAAACAAATCCCACCTCAAGTGAGACAAACAAAACTCTACTTGTATTACGAGGAATTCCAGGTTCTGGGAAAACGAGTTTAGCAAATGCCATTTCCCTAACCAATGGAGCACCGATCTATTCGATTGATTCCTATTTTGAAAACGAAGTTGGTGAATATCATTTTGATTATCAAAAAAACCATTTAGCTTATAAAGACTGTGAAGCCAAAACTAAACATGCTCTCGAACGGAATCTCCCTTTTATCATCGTAGACAATACATTTACTTTGGAGTGGGAATTGGAACCTTATATACGTTTAGCGAATGAATTTGAATATAAACTTCATGTTGTGACTGTGGAGAACAGACACGGGGGAAAAAATGTACATCAAATTCCCGAAGAACAAATAGAGAAGATGAAGGCGAAGTATCGAGTGGTTTTATAG
- the fumC gene encoding class II fumarate hydratase: MKTRIESDSMGEIEVENSRYWGAQTERSLHHFHIGNDRFPREMIRALGILKKSAALTNRDLGILSLEKTDLIVKAAEEVINGTLDEHFPLVIWQTGSGTQTNMNVNEVISNRAIEMAGGVMGSKKPIHPNDDVNNAQSSNDTFPTAMHIACAEQLVHKLIPALQTLHDTLENKTKEFADIIKIGRTHLQDATPLTLGQEFSGYVQQLSYSIDRTKRVLPSVYRLALGGTAVGTGLNTHPDFAMKAAAAIAKETGLPFVTAENKFEALATHDSLVEVSGVLKTIACSLMKIANDIRWLASGPRSGIGEISIPENEPGSSIMPGKVNPTQSEAMTMVAAQVIGNDVAVNVGGASGNFELNVYKPLIIFNVLNSIRLLADATLSFEEHCARGIVANKETINQNLNRSLMLVTALNPHIGYDNAAKIAKTAHKDNSTLKEAGVKLGLLTAEEFDLWVDPKKMIGK; the protein is encoded by the coding sequence ATGAAAACAAGAATTGAATCCGACTCTATGGGCGAAATTGAAGTGGAAAACTCTCGTTATTGGGGTGCCCAAACCGAACGTTCCCTCCACCACTTCCACATAGGTAATGACAGATTTCCCAGAGAAATGATTCGAGCTCTTGGGATTTTAAAAAAATCCGCAGCACTGACAAACAGAGATTTGGGAATATTATCCTTAGAAAAAACAGATCTCATCGTGAAGGCGGCTGAAGAAGTCATCAATGGAACTTTAGATGAACATTTCCCTCTTGTGATTTGGCAAACAGGATCGGGAACCCAAACCAATATGAATGTGAATGAAGTCATCTCCAACAGAGCCATTGAAATGGCCGGCGGAGTTATGGGTTCCAAAAAACCAATCCATCCCAATGATGATGTCAACAATGCCCAAAGTTCAAACGATACCTTTCCGACAGCCATGCACATTGCCTGTGCAGAACAATTGGTTCACAAATTAATTCCCGCCTTACAAACGCTTCATGATACTTTGGAAAATAAAACAAAAGAGTTTGCGGATATCATTAAAATTGGCAGAACCCATTTACAAGATGCTACCCCTCTCACTCTCGGTCAGGAATTTTCAGGTTATGTACAACAGTTATCCTATTCCATTGATAGAACCAAACGGGTATTACCATCTGTTTATCGATTGGCACTTGGAGGTACTGCCGTGGGAACAGGGCTCAATACACATCCGGATTTCGCAATGAAAGCCGCTGCTGCCATTGCGAAAGAAACAGGACTTCCCTTTGTCACTGCAGAAAACAAATTTGAGGCTTTGGCTACCCATGATTCCCTTGTGGAAGTGAGTGGAGTTTTGAAAACGATTGCCTGTTCCCTGATGAAGATAGCAAACGATATACGCTGGTTAGCCTCTGGCCCACGATCGGGAATCGGTGAAATTTCCATTCCTGAAAATGAGCCAGGTTCATCCATTATGCCAGGCAAAGTCAATCCCACTCAATCCGAAGCCATGACCATGGTGGCCGCACAAGTCATCGGAAATGATGTAGCAGTAAATGTCGGTGGGGCTTCGGGAAATTTTGAATTGAATGTATATAAACCGCTGATCATTTTTAATGTACTCAATTCCATACGATTGTTAGCTGATGCGACCCTGTCTTTCGAAGAACATTGTGCAAGGGGAATTGTGGCCAATAAAGAAACCATAAACCAAAACTTAAATAGGTCCCTTATGCTTGTTACGGCTCTCAATCCCCACATTGGATATGACAATGCAGCCAAAATTGCCAAAACAGCTCATAAAGATAATTCTACTTTAAAAGAAGCGGGAGTTAAGTTAGGATTACTAACAGCAGAAGAATTTGATCTTTGGGTGGATCCTAAAAAAATGATCGGAAAATAG
- a CDS encoding Na/Pi cotransporter family protein, producing MNWSLLIQVLGGLGIFIYGMKLLSESLQRVAGDRLRTFLSSMTRNRVSAVFSGLFITSTIQSSSATTVLVVGFVNAGLISLAQAIGVIMGANIGTTITAWIVSFLGFKFNIASFALPAVAAGVILNFSRKESRSGWGSFLIGFGFLFLGLDYLKTSVPDSAKDPESFLFLQQYTNMGFNSILLFVLIGALLTIVIQSSSASTTITITLAFSGYIPIDAAYGMILGENIGTTITANLAAIPGNRNAKKAALAHTLFNVFGVLWALLFFKMFTGIVDDLIPGDPLTDKESTRFHISLFHTMFNITNTLILIWFVNTISKVVSAIVDGLASKTGKDKDSIRLLQAGSVKTTELAMVELVEFTKKIIRDTYDFLRLTEQILLQPYDATRIGQVLKKEEELDQVRTEVLTYLNQIQETGVTGNYAKDVLGIMERVKAVEEMGDNFASIARKIRKSHRQKVSLDKTFGNSVKDQMDLLKHHYDILLVNLDQSETFDILGNPQIRNQSREYRFQMIRSIKKNDSKVKKKKYQKKDNLMPALLYRDISRNLDNISRLLNAAIYADV from the coding sequence ATGAATTGGTCACTACTTATTCAAGTTTTAGGTGGACTCGGGATTTTCATCTACGGGATGAAATTACTAAGTGAGTCCTTACAACGTGTGGCGGGAGATCGGCTTCGCACCTTTCTTTCGTCTATGACGAGAAACAGAGTTTCTGCTGTGTTCAGCGGATTATTTATTACATCTACAATACAATCCAGCTCGGCAACCACCGTTCTTGTGGTTGGATTTGTGAATGCCGGTTTAATTTCTCTCGCTCAAGCCATCGGTGTCATCATGGGGGCCAATATTGGAACCACCATCACTGCGTGGATTGTCTCCTTTTTAGGATTTAAGTTTAATATTGCATCATTCGCATTGCCAGCAGTAGCCGCAGGGGTGATCTTAAATTTTTCACGAAAAGAAAGTAGATCCGGTTGGGGAAGTTTCCTCATTGGGTTTGGATTTTTGTTTTTAGGATTGGATTATTTAAAAACATCCGTTCCTGATAGTGCAAAGGATCCAGAGAGTTTTCTTTTTTTACAACAATACACAAATATGGGATTCAACTCCATACTGTTGTTTGTTCTCATTGGAGCTTTGCTCACAATCGTGATTCAATCTTCCTCTGCATCCACAACCATTACCATCACTTTGGCGTTCTCTGGTTATATCCCAATTGATGCCGCTTATGGTATGATCCTAGGTGAGAACATTGGAACCACCATCACTGCAAACCTTGCGGCAATTCCGGGAAATCGAAATGCCAAAAAGGCAGCTCTGGCTCACACCTTGTTCAATGTGTTCGGTGTGCTATGGGCACTTCTCTTTTTCAAAATGTTCACTGGTATTGTGGATGATTTGATTCCTGGAGATCCACTCACTGATAAAGAATCAACAAGATTCCATATTTCATTGTTTCACACAATGTTTAACATAACAAACACCCTGATCCTCATTTGGTTTGTGAATACAATTTCCAAAGTGGTAAGTGCCATTGTTGACGGTCTTGCTTCTAAAACTGGAAAAGATAAAGATTCCATTCGATTATTACAAGCAGGTAGCGTAAAAACAACTGAACTTGCAATGGTGGAGCTGGTTGAGTTCACTAAAAAAATCATTCGAGATACGTATGATTTCCTTCGTTTGACAGAACAAATTTTACTTCAGCCATACGATGCCACAAGAATTGGCCAAGTATTGAAAAAAGAAGAAGAACTAGACCAAGTTCGCACAGAAGTTTTGACCTACCTAAATCAAATCCAAGAAACCGGTGTCACTGGTAACTATGCGAAAGATGTTTTAGGTATTATGGAAAGAGTGAAGGCTGTGGAAGAGATGGGCGATAACTTTGCATCCATTGCAAGGAAAATAAGAAAATCTCACCGCCAAAAAGTGTCATTGGACAAAACGTTCGGTAATTCTGTAAAAGACCAAATGGATTTACTCAAACACCACTACGACATTTTGCTTGTGAACTTGGACCAAAGTGAAACATTTGATATCCTTGGTAATCCGCAGATTCGTAACCAAAGTCGCGAATATCGTTTTCAAATGATTCGTTCCATTAAAAAGAACGATTCTAAAGTGAAGAAGAAAAAGTATCAGAAAAAAGATAATTTGATGCCAGCTCTTCTTTATCGTGATATTTCCCGTAATTTGGACAATATTTCCAGACTATTGAATGCGGCAATTTATGCGGACGTTTAG
- a CDS encoding FKBP-type peptidyl-prolyl cis-trans isomerase, with product MNMSKTISKGMVVGFSYHLKNAQGETLDQSDEPLLYLHGWQNIIPGLEKELEGLVNGDSKNVTVPPEDGYGTYNEALIFQVPKTELPPEAELEVGMEFQTDTPEGRMVLYLQEVRDADVILNGNHPLAGETLHFAVTIKSIREATEEELQHGHVHGPGGHHHH from the coding sequence ATGAATATGTCAAAAACCATCAGCAAAGGAATGGTTGTAGGATTTTCCTATCACCTAAAGAACGCCCAGGGAGAAACTCTGGACCAATCAGACGAACCACTATTATACCTCCACGGCTGGCAAAACATCATTCCCGGTTTGGAAAAAGAATTAGAAGGATTAGTAAACGGAGATTCTAAAAATGTAACTGTACCACCTGAAGATGGTTATGGGACATATAACGAAGCTCTCATCTTTCAAGTTCCTAAAACAGAACTCCCACCGGAAGCAGAGTTGGAAGTGGGAATGGAATTTCAAACAGACACTCCTGAAGGTAGAATGGTTCTATACTTACAAGAAGTTCGTGACGCAGATGTCATTCTGAACGGCAATCACCCGTTAGCTGGAGAAACCCTCCACTTTGCAGTCACAATTAAATCCATTCGCGAGGCAACGGAAGAAGAATTGCAACACGGTCACGTGCACGGTCCAGGCGGACACCACCACCACTAG
- a CDS encoding fumarate hydratase: MPEFFYADPFPLNGDTTEYKLLTKDFVSTVPFGDKEILKVEPEGLTFLAEKAMEDVSFYLRTAHLEKVRKILDDPEATPNDRFVAMALLKNAVIAADKQLPSCQDTGTGIVMAKKGEYVITGGDDAEALSKGIYNTYVNRNLRYSQVVPLTMYDEVNSGSNLPAQIDIYSTPGDKYSFLFMAKGGGSANKTYLFQETKALLNPASLEKFITDKVSNLGTAACPPYHIAVVIGGTSAEANLKTVKLASAGYLDHLPTKGDKFGSAFRDVELEEKMLVAAQKSGIGAQFGGKYLAHDFKVIRLPRHGASCPVGLGVSCSADRNIKAKITKDGIYLEKLEYDPSKFLPTIDEVDSNTESVHINLNQPMPEILKVLTKYPVKTRVMLSGRLVVARDIAHAKLKEKLDKGEPLPDYFKNHPVYYAGPAKTPEGMPSGSFGPTTAGRMDSYVPLFQEKGYSMISLAKGNRSKVVTDSCKKNGGFYLGSIGGPAALLAKENIKKVEVLDFPELGMEAVWSIDVENFPAFIVVDDKGNDFFQMLN; this comes from the coding sequence ATGCCAGAGTTTTTTTACGCCGATCCTTTTCCTTTAAACGGGGACACTACCGAATACAAATTATTAACAAAAGATTTTGTGAGTACCGTTCCATTTGGTGATAAAGAAATTCTGAAAGTAGAACCGGAAGGCCTTACCTTTCTTGCTGAAAAAGCAATGGAGGATGTTTCCTTTTATCTTCGGACAGCCCATTTAGAAAAAGTCCGTAAAATTTTAGATGATCCAGAAGCAACACCAAACGATCGTTTTGTTGCAATGGCTCTCCTCAAAAATGCCGTAATTGCCGCAGACAAACAACTGCCTTCCTGCCAAGATACTGGAACGGGAATTGTGATGGCAAAAAAAGGGGAATATGTCATCACCGGTGGCGATGATGCGGAAGCGCTTTCCAAAGGAATTTATAATACCTATGTAAACAGAAACTTACGTTATTCACAAGTGGTTCCTCTCACTATGTATGACGAAGTCAATTCCGGTTCCAATTTGCCAGCACAGATTGATATTTACTCCACCCCTGGTGACAAGTATAGTTTTCTTTTTATGGCAAAAGGAGGCGGGTCCGCTAACAAAACATATCTGTTTCAAGAAACAAAAGCCTTACTCAATCCTGCTTCTCTTGAAAAATTCATAACCGACAAAGTATCCAACTTAGGAACAGCGGCTTGTCCTCCTTACCACATTGCTGTTGTGATTGGGGGAACCTCTGCAGAAGCAAATCTGAAAACAGTAAAACTTGCGTCAGCTGGGTATCTGGATCATTTGCCAACCAAAGGAGACAAATTTGGTTCTGCTTTCCGTGATGTGGAACTGGAAGAAAAGATGTTAGTTGCCGCTCAAAAATCAGGGATCGGTGCTCAGTTTGGTGGGAAGTATTTGGCTCATGATTTTAAAGTCATTCGACTTCCGCGCCATGGTGCATCTTGCCCCGTGGGACTTGGTGTGAGTTGTAGTGCGGATCGTAACATCAAAGCAAAAATTACAAAAGACGGAATCTATTTAGAAAAACTAGAGTATGACCCTTCTAAGTTTTTACCAACGATTGATGAAGTGGATTCCAATACTGAATCGGTTCATATCAATCTCAACCAACCAATGCCTGAAATTTTAAAAGTCCTCACTAAGTATCCGGTAAAAACACGTGTTATGTTGTCTGGTCGACTCGTCGTAGCTCGTGATATCGCTCATGCAAAGTTAAAGGAGAAATTAGATAAGGGGGAACCTCTCCCGGATTATTTCAAAAACCATCCGGTGTATTATGCGGGTCCTGCCAAAACTCCAGAAGGAATGCCATCTGGTTCATTTGGTCCAACCACTGCTGGTCGTATGGATAGTTACGTTCCTCTTTTTCAAGAGAAAGGTTATTCTATGATTTCTCTTGCGAAAGGAAATCGTTCCAAAGTAGTCACCGATAGTTGCAAAAAAAATGGTGGGTTTTATCTCGGATCCATCGGTGGTCCGGCCGCTCTTCTTGCAAAAGAAAATATCAAAAAGGTAGAAGTCCTCGATTTTCCAGAATTAGGTATGGAAGCCGTTTGGTCGATTGATGTGGAAAACTTTCCTGCATTTATCGTAGTAGATGATAAAGGAAATGATTTTTTCCAAATGCTGAATTGA
- a CDS encoding SRPBCC domain-containing protein, translating into MCKTIKQKVKFKANPFAIYQLLADTKKISALTGKPANISKNIGGNFSLMSGKVSGIIVDLKPSERIVQAWRREDFPEGIFSMVTVTLKETADGGTNLVLTHRGVPKELIDDVEENWRQNFWEKIKLSIKTG; encoded by the coding sequence ATGTGTAAAACGATCAAACAGAAAGTGAAATTCAAAGCAAATCCATTTGCCATTTACCAATTGCTGGCTGATACCAAAAAAATTTCGGCACTGACTGGCAAACCTGCAAACATTAGTAAAAACATTGGCGGTAATTTTTCGTTAATGTCTGGAAAGGTTTCCGGGATTATCGTCGATTTAAAACCATCAGAACGCATTGTGCAGGCATGGAGAAGAGAAGATTTTCCAGAAGGAATATTTTCTATGGTGACAGTTACATTAAAGGAAACTGCAGATGGAGGAACCAACTTGGTTTTAACTCATAGAGGTGTACCAAAAGAACTCATCGATGACGTTGAAGAAAATTGGCGGCAAAACTTTTGGGAAAAGATTAAACTATCAATCAAAACTGGATAG
- a CDS encoding LIC_11090 family protein: MLLKRWIAGSLAIFLCTQFLFLGSGLLGYCLESNSKICQCNHGSKKEKHGNAEDQLFSEDRETSVTLTHSHESENTSEVALKPSCHDAKSGEAHLCSCKKQKKDALSLRTHHQTMDRPSLTFGLVKSSVIIYTINESPFTLADGDLPNLLRPPRI, encoded by the coding sequence ATGCTCCTGAAACGGTGGATTGCTGGAAGTTTGGCCATATTCCTCTGTACCCAATTTCTTTTTTTAGGAAGTGGGTTGCTTGGGTATTGTCTGGAGTCTAATTCCAAAATTTGCCAATGCAACCATGGATCCAAAAAGGAAAAACATGGGAATGCAGAAGACCAACTTTTTTCCGAAGATCGGGAAACTTCTGTTACTTTAACTCATTCACACGAATCAGAAAACACCTCAGAAGTGGCTCTCAAACCAAGTTGTCATGATGCTAAATCTGGTGAGGCCCATCTTTGTTCTTGTAAAAAACAGAAAAAAGATGCACTCTCTTTGCGGACCCACCACCAAACCATGGATAGACCAAGTTTAACATTTGGATTGGTTAAATCTTCGGTGATCATTTATACAATTAACGAGTCCCCATTCACATTGGCGGACGGAGATCTCCCCAATTTACTAAGACCACCTCGTATCTAA
- a CDS encoding RNA recognition motif domain-containing protein — MSVNIYVGNLSYDMTEGKLSELFGAHGAVTSAKIITDQYSGRSKGFGFIEMKDGKEADNAIKELNGKNILNREMKVNIAKPKTNNWR, encoded by the coding sequence ATGTCAGTAAACATTTACGTTGGCAACCTCTCTTACGATATGACTGAAGGTAAACTCAGTGAGCTTTTCGGAGCACACGGAGCAGTAACTTCTGCAAAAATCATCACTGACCAGTATTCTGGCCGCTCTAAAGGTTTCGGATTCATCGAAATGAAAGATGGAAAAGAAGCTGATAACGCAATTAAAGAACTTAACGGAAAGAACATTCTTAACCGTGAGATGAAAGTAAACATCGCAAAACCTAAAACTAACAACTGGAGATAA
- a CDS encoding LB_289 family protein translates to MKRTELERRERELRKAEKKKILPGQKEAMSVGDYIDALFGMFRYDSDEIFNASDDENILELLENMKMEHPEKQWDVIIRKAVNKTKVEQKEKAYDSLRILAGIPAVTA, encoded by the coding sequence ATGAAACGCACGGAACTAGAACGCAGGGAAAGAGAACTGCGAAAGGCTGAAAAGAAAAAGATCCTACCTGGTCAAAAAGAGGCCATGAGCGTAGGTGATTACATTGACGCCCTTTTTGGAATGTTTCGTTACGATTCGGATGAGATTTTTAATGCATCCGATGACGAAAACATTTTAGAACTTCTGGAAAACATGAAAATGGAACACCCGGAAAAACAATGGGATGTGATCATCCGCAAGGCTGTGAACAAAACAAAAGTAGAACAAAAAGAAAAGGCTTACGACTCCCTTCGCATCCTAGCAGGAATTCCTGCGGTCACTGCTTAA